The following is a genomic window from Malus sylvestris chromosome 12, drMalSylv7.2, whole genome shotgun sequence.
GTATACAAGTCATCGAATTGTTCCATTTCGGATTGTCATTTGATAAATTAGTGAGCCAATGTTTGTGCTTTGATAACAAGGGCGACCCCAAGCCAACAAGGCTCCCGGCATTGCGAGGGTCGGGGGAACCTCAGCCTTAACCTTGCTTTGCAAAGATGTTGTTTCCACGACTCGAAACCATGACCATTCGGTCACAAAGAAGCAACCTTTCCGCTGTGCTTTGATATTCGGGGTAAATTGTTTGAGGTCGCACAATATGTTCAATACTAGGATTGGATCAGTCAAACATTTTTGTGCTTTGATAATTGCGAAGGTTGTCGTGTGCTTTGGTAGTGAGTATAGTTTGGTTACTGATTTTGGGCATGAATAGCTTACTTGGAACAATTTTGGATGATTCGGTTACAATTTGGTAAACCTTTTAACATTTCAATTTGGTAAACCGTGTTAATTGTTTGTAGAATTGCATTTGTACAAAATATTGTATCATAGACTTTCAACTTTTTATTGCCGAAGGATATTGTAGAAGATCGGATGAAATAGAGAGCTCTACTGCAGTGTCTGCTTTATACTCATGTCAAGTAATGTAACACTTGTGATCTTGTTAAAAATGCAAAGAAGCTTGGATATGTAATCGTTGTGTGTGttgtgtttatatatttgtgcACGAGAGTATGCTAAAGTTCAGATATATTTTTAGATGAAAGGTgaccttttttatttatgatattGGAGGGGTGTTGCATAAAATTGTGATACCTGCACACAAGGTTGATAACGTGAAACAGGGAGGGTGTGTAAATCCATCCTTCTCACAGAGGTTGTGAGTTTCAATATGTATATTCAATTGctcttattttcttcttcttctttcatcaTTCATTCAAAGTTTGTTATTGACCAAAAGAAAGAACGAAGTAATTTATTATTAATCAACTGATAATAAAGTAACTTATTTTGTAGATTGTTAGTTGGTAAGTCTAGTTTTGCAGACTATGTAAGTTATGAAGATATGTGATCTTTTCTGAATTAATTTGAGGGATGTGAAAAGTGGGCATCTGGCGTTGAAAATTAGTTTGTTGGAAGATGATGGTAAGCTAAGGTTTATGGGTACTCTGAACAATAATAAAAACTTAATCTTGTAACCGGAAAACCTAATCTAGATCATTGCGCTGGGAGTTATGGGTTATTATATTCTAGTAATGAGGTACATGACTTCTTTGTGAAAGCTCATAATTTGTGCTCATTTCATCATTTCTGTCTTGTAAAGTTGAACAGATCAAATAATGTAGAAAGATTCAGTCTGATTGCTTAGTTTATATGCTTTTACTGATATTCTTATGTCTTGCCTACTTTTTCATATAAATGACTTTAGTTTTCAACGATTTAATCTCATGAATTCTGAAAAGTGAACTGCTTATCGTTTAAGGTGATATACATGGTCAGTACTCCGATCTTTTAAGGCTTTTCGAGTACGGTGGACTACCTCCTAAAGCCAATTACTTGTTCTTGGGGGATTATGTGGATCGGGGAAAGCAAAGTTTAGAAACAATATGTCTTCTCCttgcatataaaataaaatatcctGAGAATTTTTTCCTCTTGAGGGGAAACCATGAATGTGCGACCATAAACCGTATATACGGATTTTATGATGAGTGTAAGAGAAGATTCAATGTGAGGCTATGGAAGACATTCACAGATTGTTTTAACTGCCTTCCAGTGGCAGCTCTGATTGATGAAAAGATTCTCTGCATGCATGGCGGTCTTTCTCCCGACCTGCATAATTTAGATCAAATCAGAAATTTAACGCGGCCAACAGATGTACCAGAGACAGGTTTACTCTGTGACCTTCTCTGGTCTGATCCCAGTAAAGATGTTCAAGGTTGGGGAAGGAACGACCGTGGAGTTTCGTTTACATTTGGTCCTGACACAGTGACGGAGTTTCTTCAGAAGCATGATTTGGATCTCGTTTGTCGTGCTCACCAGGTTTTATTGCTTGGCGTTTTTTCAGTTCAGTTCATATCCTCTTTACACTTGCAGGACTGTATATACCTGTGGGAGCCAAACATCACTTCCTATCTGGGCTTTTTTGGTCGCGGGTTTTGTGTGGTTCTAATTTCTTTTTTACGTATTTTTAATCCAGAGAAATTGTCATCTCTTTGGTATAAGAATGAAGCCCTTGGCATTCCCAGACCTCCACTGCTGGTGTAGTGGTAGTGGCAAATGTTGCTTCTTTCTATACAGTCTTGCACTGACTATTGAGGATATggaattttaaattgttttcatgCTTTAGAATAATTAGTTATGTTTTCCTTTTATCATTGACAGGTTGTGGAGGATGGCTACGAGTTATTTGCCAACCGCCAACTTGTGACGATATTTTCAGCACCTAATTATTGTGGGGAATTTGATAATGCCGGTGCCATGATGAGTGTGGATGAGACATTAATGTGCTCTTTTCAAATACTAAAACCTGCAGATAAAAAGCCGAAATTCAATTTTGGGAGCATGACTACAGCTAAGCCTGGAAATACTTCGTCTGGAGTTAGCGCTTTTGCGAGCACAGCAACAGCTAAGCCTGGGAACACTGTTACAGGAATCAGGGTAATTGCAACCTTTTACTCAAGaaacaaaactttgttttatgAAGGAAGCTTTAGATGGCATGTTAGACATTTACAGCTTGAATTTTCCACTAGTTTGCTTGTGTCACATCATATGGTGTCTGATGGCTTTCGCTTGCAAGAAAGCCACTACCATGCTTGCTTCTATTATTCCGATATTGCAAGATGATTTACTATGATTATCATtgtaacaaagaaaaaaattatgttcATAAGATGTGCATTTTCTTTTCGAATTTGGTAGATAACATGTAAGCATATGCGTTCACTTCTACACTATGTTTGGTCTTTCGGATTTGGTAGATAAAaagatttgttttctgtttAAAATTTCAAAGTTCTCATCTTGCTCCTACGAATTATATTCTGTTGTAATTCGTTTCCAAGAGTTCTGATTGGTTTCCCCTGCATCAGCTTTAGGACCATCATTCCGGTTGTCCTTGAATCTGGGGAGTGAATTGCTTCTTATTCCATTATGCCAAAACTTTTCTGGCAAGcaaatgttttctttttcagaaTCTTTACCCACGAAACATCTATTGATGTTCAAAAGCGGTTATAAATTTTGTGGTTTACAATCTGATTGATTTATTTGCGTATGTAATATCCCGGTGGTTTATTCTTGATGCATCTCATTCAATACATTACGAATCTGTATGTCAAATTGTCGATGAAGCATTTACGCATTTTGATCAAAATgtacattttg
Proteins encoded in this region:
- the LOC126593715 gene encoding serine/threonine-protein phosphatase PP1-like isoform X2, with product MDQSVLDDIINRLLEVRGRPGKQVQLSESEIRQLCLVSKEIFLQQPNLLELEAPIKICGDIHGQYSDLLRLFEYGGLPPKANYLFLGDYVDRGKQSLETICLLLAYKIKYPENFFLLRGNHECATINRIYGFYDECKRRFNVRLWKTFTDCFNCLPVAALIDEKILCMHGGLSPDLHNLDQIRNLTRPTDVPETGLLCDLLWSDPSKDVQGWGRNDRGVSFTFGPDTVTEFLQKHDLDLVCRAHQVLLLGVFSRNCHLFGIRMKPLAFPDLHCWCSGSGKCCFFLYSLALTIEDMEF
- the LOC126593715 gene encoding serine/threonine-protein phosphatase PP1 isozyme 3-like isoform X1 produces the protein MDQSVLDDIINRLLEVRGRPGKQVQLSESEIRQLCLVSKEIFLQQPNLLELEAPIKICGDIHGQYSDLLRLFEYGGLPPKANYLFLGDYVDRGKQSLETICLLLAYKIKYPENFFLLRGNHECATINRIYGFYDECKRRFNVRLWKTFTDCFNCLPVAALIDEKILCMHGGLSPDLHNLDQIRNLTRPTDVPETGLLCDLLWSDPSKDVQGWGRNDRGVSFTFGPDTVTEFLQKHDLDLVCRAHQVVEDGYELFANRQLVTIFSAPNYCGEFDNAGAMMSVDETLMCSFQILKPADKKPKFNFGSMTTAKPGNTSSGVSAFASTATAKPGNTVTGIRSMMHR